The Bacillus alveayuensis genome contains a region encoding:
- a CDS encoding cytochrome d ubiquinol oxidase subunit I (product_source=KO:K00425; cog=COG1271; ko=KO:K00425; pfam=PF01654; transmembrane_helix_parts=Outside_1_14,TMhelix_15_37,Inside_38_59,TMhelix_60_82,Outside_83_96,TMhelix_97_119,Inside_120_125,TMhelix_126_148,Outside_149_184,TMhelix_185_207,Inside_208_218,TMhelix_219_238,Outside_239_319,TMhelix_320_342,Inside_343_353,TMhelix_354_376,Outside_377_401,TMhelix_402_424,Inside_425_443), with protein MPELDSVILSRMLTTLTLAFHIIFATIGVGVPVMISIAEFIGVKRNDPYYLLLARRWTRGFVVTVAVGVVTGTCIGLQLSLLWPSFMEIAGQVISLPLFMETFAFFFEAIFLGIYLYTWDRFQKPIYHWLLSIPIVIGSSLSAFFITTVNAFMNTPQGFTIEGRTITGIDPISAMFNPATPSKVFHVLSTSYMTSAFILATITALAILKGKKGEYEKKALNLTMIASFVFSLLSFVAGDVSAKFLAEHQPEKLAAGEWHFETEKGADLILFGTLNEDGEIENEIRIPKLLSFLSFNDFDAEVIGLNEFPEDERPPLWIHYMFDIMVSIGVYSLLISFLYLIFMKWKKSLLYTRLFLWLISIAGPLTMIAIEAGWIYAEVGRQPWILRGYMKVAEGATTSEHVGLMFILFFALYSALAIICAIVLRKMFKNNPAEAELEFRFKT; from the coding sequence ATGCCTGAATTAGACAGCGTGATTCTTAGCCGGATGCTAACAACTCTTACTCTGGCTTTTCATATTATTTTTGCAACAATTGGTGTTGGAGTTCCTGTTATGATTTCTATTGCGGAATTTATAGGCGTTAAGCGCAACGATCCATACTATTTATTACTCGCTCGGCGCTGGACGAGAGGCTTTGTCGTAACAGTTGCAGTTGGGGTTGTAACAGGTACTTGTATAGGTTTACAGTTATCACTATTATGGCCAAGCTTTATGGAAATTGCCGGCCAAGTCATTAGTTTGCCTTTGTTTATGGAAACATTTGCCTTTTTCTTTGAAGCCATTTTTTTAGGAATTTATTTATACACATGGGATCGCTTTCAAAAACCTATTTACCATTGGCTATTATCGATTCCAATAGTAATCGGTTCTTCATTATCCGCTTTCTTTATTACAACAGTGAATGCGTTTATGAATACACCACAAGGGTTTACAATAGAGGGAAGAACGATTACTGGCATCGATCCGATCTCAGCTATGTTTAATCCGGCAACACCTTCGAAAGTATTTCACGTCTTATCGACATCGTATATGACTTCTGCCTTTATATTAGCTACAATTACAGCATTGGCTATCTTGAAAGGAAAAAAAGGAGAATACGAGAAAAAAGCATTGAATTTAACGATGATCGCGTCTTTTGTATTTTCTTTATTATCTTTCGTTGCCGGAGATGTTTCAGCCAAATTTTTAGCAGAACACCAACCAGAAAAATTAGCGGCTGGGGAGTGGCACTTTGAAACTGAAAAAGGTGCCGATCTTATATTATTTGGAACGTTAAATGAAGATGGAGAAATTGAAAATGAAATTAGAATCCCAAAACTATTAAGCTTTTTATCTTTTAATGATTTTGATGCTGAAGTAATTGGATTAAATGAGTTTCCAGAGGATGAGCGGCCGCCATTATGGATTCATTATATGTTTGATATTATGGTTTCAATCGGTGTATATAGTTTACTTATTTCCTTCTTATATTTAATCTTTATGAAATGGAAAAAATCGCTTCTTTACACCCGTCTTTTCTTGTGGCTCATCTCCATAGCGGGGCCGTTAACGATGATTGCAATTGAAGCAGGATGGATTTATGCCGAAGTAGGCCGTCAACCATGGATTTTGCGAGGATATATGAAGGTAGCAGAAGGAGCGACGACTTCAGAACATGTCGGACTGATGTTTATCTTGTTCTTTGCCCTATACTCAGCACTAGCGATTATTTGTGCCATTGTGTTGCGGAAAATGTTTAAAAATAATCCAGCGGAAGCAGAACTTGAATTTCGTTTTAAAACATAA
- a CDS encoding Ger(x)C family germination protein (product_source=TIGR02887; pfam=PF05504; superfamily=54328; tigrfam=TIGR02887) has product MKKINFIYKIILLILLFMLNGCGQQSEIDRMLYVHVMGVDIVDDKYEVYVQIINLESKGGKSDNSSGGGGEQAIVGKGRGETVMDAIFNLYEASQRKIFWGHLSSVIFSERFLKEKGIEGIRKVVEMVGRNRETRYTIWMLGTTSKIQDLLTTFPTLNLSPIFTKLGDPIENYRQSSLVMPISLNHFIYNLTEPGGTVKIPLIRSIENYWHGDKTSEGTLIVDGYIFIDKDGFKGLLKDENMAGLKWFQPQADRVYLCLCREDQAPIFLVFDDIKIKTKPQVKNDRATFTINISVKGVVEELNQNVSKQFINEEAAKQIKEEIKRTYKKGLEMEADVYQLSEILYRNDPKAWKRLGFDKKFLLTEDSIQSIKVDAHIMESEKVKLEKMKIFNEK; this is encoded by the coding sequence ATGAAAAAAATAAATTTCATCTATAAAATTATATTGCTGATCCTCCTTTTCATGTTAAATGGATGTGGCCAGCAAAGTGAAATTGACAGAATGCTATATGTCCATGTTATGGGTGTAGATATTGTGGATGACAAGTATGAAGTTTACGTTCAAATTATTAACTTAGAGAGCAAGGGAGGAAAATCAGATAATAGCTCAGGAGGGGGCGGAGAACAGGCAATCGTCGGAAAGGGGAGAGGAGAAACCGTAATGGATGCCATATTTAATCTATATGAGGCATCGCAACGAAAAATTTTTTGGGGGCACTTATCTTCCGTCATTTTCTCAGAAAGATTTCTTAAGGAAAAAGGCATCGAAGGAATCCGGAAAGTTGTTGAAATGGTTGGTCGCAATCGCGAAACTCGATATACGATATGGATGTTAGGGACGACATCAAAAATACAAGATTTGCTAACAACGTTTCCAACTTTAAATTTATCGCCTATCTTTACAAAATTAGGGGATCCTATCGAGAATTATCGGCAAAGCTCTCTTGTTATGCCAATCAGTTTAAATCACTTTATTTATAATTTAACAGAGCCTGGAGGTACTGTTAAAATTCCGCTTATTAGAAGTATTGAAAATTATTGGCATGGCGACAAAACATCAGAAGGTACGTTAATTGTAGATGGCTATATTTTTATTGATAAAGATGGATTTAAAGGACTGTTGAAGGATGAAAACATGGCGGGATTAAAGTGGTTTCAACCTCAAGCTGACCGTGTTTATTTATGTCTATGTAGAGAGGATCAGGCGCCAATATTTCTCGTTTTCGATGACATAAAAATAAAGACAAAACCACAAGTTAAAAATGATCGAGCGACTTTTACTATAAATATATCGGTGAAAGGAGTGGTTGAAGAACTCAACCAAAATGTCTCGAAACAATTTATAAACGAAGAAGCAGCAAAGCAAATTAAGGAAGAAATTAAACGGACGTATAAAAAGGGATTAGAGATGGAAGCTGATGTGTATCAATTATCTGAAATATTATATCGCAATGATCCAAAAGCATGGAAACGGCTTGGGTTTGACAAAAAATTTTTACTAACGGAAGATAGTATTCAATCAATAAAAGTAGATGCTCATATTATGGAATCGGAAAAGGTCAAGTTAGAGAAAATGAAAATATTTAATGAAAAATAG
- a CDS encoding hypothetical protein (product_source=Hypo-rule applied; pfam=PF03323; transmembrane_helix_parts=Inside_1_285,TMhelix_286_308,Outside_309_354,TMhelix_355_377,Inside_378_383,TMhelix_384_406,Outside_407_410,TMhelix_411_433,Inside_434_489) yields MEATTRLQQINERNIRELFSHCADVQFSYLHFERGKVRKILLAYCEGLYDPDKLQKEIVVNLEHLAMNIQSNLYLKDVKNLLRLPSLQQHHNLEKIPEKIFNGEIIIFFIDLKALFTVDISRHPQRTPTDPNTEISIKGPRDGFIEELSVNVALIRKRFRSNTLYYEVFEKGKRTKTKLGLLYIKDVTNPEFITEIKNRIEKINVDGIISSNQLQELLVDNRYTLFPVFSYTGRPDFAVDSLLRGRFVILIDGTPTAIIGPANLLLLLKSAEDQDYIWLSTSVERLLRILGLLMAAFFPGFWIALVTFHPDQIPLTLLTILVESRQGVPFPSAIEAFIMLTLFELFREAGLKLPIAIGQTLSVVGGLIIGDAAIRAGLTSPAMLVVIASSFVATFTLVNQSLAGVISVVRIFTLLLSALFGLWGLLVAVFFVFLYCASLRPFGVPYLAPISWKTATDMLNVYFRMPWKKMVNRPKMLDPQDPTRQGGTK; encoded by the coding sequence ATGGAGGCGACAACACGACTGCAACAAATAAATGAACGGAATATACGTGAACTATTTTCACATTGTGCTGATGTGCAATTTTCTTACTTACATTTTGAAAGAGGCAAGGTAAGGAAAATATTACTTGCATATTGTGAAGGATTGTACGATCCTGATAAGCTGCAGAAAGAAATCGTCGTAAATCTTGAACATTTAGCAATGAACATTCAATCCAACTTATATTTAAAGGATGTAAAAAATTTACTGCGACTTCCTTCACTTCAGCAACACCATAATTTAGAGAAGATTCCGGAAAAAATATTTAATGGGGAAATCATTATATTTTTTATCGATTTAAAAGCACTTTTTACAGTTGACATTTCCCGCCATCCCCAAAGAACACCAACAGATCCCAATACTGAAATTTCGATTAAAGGACCGCGTGATGGATTTATCGAAGAATTATCCGTTAATGTTGCATTAATCCGTAAAAGGTTTCGATCGAATACGTTGTATTATGAAGTTTTTGAAAAGGGGAAAAGAACGAAAACAAAACTTGGCCTTCTCTATATTAAGGATGTTACAAACCCTGAATTTATAACCGAAATTAAAAACAGAATTGAAAAAATAAATGTAGACGGAATTATTTCTTCTAATCAGCTACAAGAATTATTAGTGGATAATCGATATACATTATTTCCTGTCTTTTCCTATACTGGCAGGCCTGACTTTGCAGTTGATTCGTTATTACGAGGCCGTTTTGTCATTTTAATCGATGGCACGCCAACGGCCATTATTGGACCAGCAAACTTATTATTATTATTGAAAAGCGCTGAAGATCAAGACTATATTTGGTTATCCACTAGTGTTGAAAGGTTGCTGCGCATATTAGGATTGTTAATGGCGGCTTTTTTTCCAGGCTTTTGGATTGCACTCGTAACTTTTCATCCTGATCAAATTCCTTTAACGTTATTAACGATTCTTGTAGAGTCTCGTCAAGGAGTGCCTTTTCCTTCGGCAATCGAAGCATTTATTATGCTTACGTTGTTTGAATTATTTCGAGAAGCCGGACTGAAGCTGCCAATCGCCATAGGCCAAACATTAAGTGTCGTAGGGGGGTTAATTATCGGTGATGCAGCGATACGGGCTGGCCTTACGAGTCCTGCGATGCTTGTCGTCATCGCCTCTTCTTTTGTGGCTACATTTACGTTAGTCAACCAGTCGCTAGCAGGAGTGATTTCTGTTGTACGTATATTTACCTTGCTTCTTAGCGCCTTATTCGGCTTATGGGGATTATTAGTAGCAGTCTTTTTCGTCTTTTTATATTGTGCTAGCCTAAGACCATTTGGTGTTCCATATTTAGCACCAATTTCATGGAAAACTGCTACGGATATGTTGAATGTTTATTTCCGAATGCCGTGGAAAAAAATGGTGAATAGACCGAAAATGCTTGATCCTCAAGACCCTACAAGACAAGGTGGCACAAAATGA
- a CDS encoding spore germination protein (amino acid permease) (product_source=TIGR00912; pfam=PF03845; tigrfam=TIGR00912; transmembrane_helix_parts=Inside_1_12,TMhelix_13_35,Outside_36_39,TMhelix_40_62,Inside_63_82,TMhelix_83_102,Outside_103_111,TMhelix_112_134,Inside_135_140,TMhelix_141_163,Outside_164_182,TMhelix_183_205,Inside_206_217,TMhelix_218_240,Outside_241_272,TMhelix_273_295,Inside_296_303,TMhelix_304_323,Outside_324_332,TMhelix_333_355,Inside_356_374): MIQNIEKISIPQFILLMMGAIGVLNHVIVIPILLEAAKRDSWISVIFNFVTFLILAIFVYMIQKATDQQNIFTWIKENFGKKLQIVLIAVLCIHLFILGQTTFMDTLTWTKVTYLPISSKFIMGTLLALLVLSASYSGIRTIVILNGVILPIVIILGFFVSSANLQYKNFTLLKPFLENGLVPVLEGMIYSGGGIGEFFLLLLLLQHRFKDKIRFYQIVMTLFILSGLTIGPTIGALTIFGPEEAARQRYPAYEEWAMVSLGRFVEHVDFLSIYQWMSGVFIRLSTLGFIISELFQAKKGKKRLIILATIYVSALITLLFPISDIDFLKWIKFTLHYSFYFTLGFITFLFILILIEKVKRGSKHGGDNTTATNK; encoded by the coding sequence ATGATACAAAATATTGAGAAGATCTCGATTCCACAATTCATTTTATTAATGATGGGGGCTATCGGGGTTTTGAATCATGTCATCGTAATACCGATCTTATTAGAAGCTGCAAAACGAGATTCGTGGATATCGGTTATTTTCAACTTCGTCACGTTTCTTATATTGGCCATTTTCGTTTATATGATTCAAAAAGCAACGGATCAGCAAAATATTTTTACGTGGATAAAAGAAAATTTTGGGAAAAAGTTACAAATTGTTCTTATTGCCGTTTTGTGTATTCATTTGTTTATATTAGGTCAGACTACTTTTATGGATACATTAACGTGGACAAAAGTTACTTATTTACCCATTTCATCTAAATTTATTATGGGAACTCTTTTAGCCCTTCTCGTCTTATCAGCGTCGTATTCAGGCATTCGCACGATTGTCATTTTGAATGGCGTTATTTTACCAATTGTTATTATTTTAGGTTTTTTTGTCTCTTCAGCAAATTTACAATATAAAAACTTTACACTTTTAAAACCTTTTTTAGAAAATGGATTGGTTCCTGTGTTAGAAGGGATGATTTATTCAGGAGGGGGAATAGGAGAATTTTTTTTACTTCTCCTATTGCTGCAACATCGGTTTAAAGATAAAATTCGTTTTTATCAGATTGTCATGACTTTGTTCATTTTATCGGGATTAACGATCGGTCCTACGATAGGTGCGCTCACCATTTTTGGCCCAGAAGAAGCAGCGAGGCAACGATATCCTGCATACGAAGAATGGGCAATGGTCTCACTAGGCCGATTTGTCGAACATGTAGACTTTTTGTCTATATATCAATGGATGAGCGGCGTTTTCATTCGCTTGTCAACACTTGGCTTTATTATTTCTGAATTATTTCAGGCGAAAAAGGGAAAAAAAAGATTAATCATATTAGCAACAATTTATGTTTCAGCACTCATCACTCTTTTATTTCCTATTTCGGATATTGATTTTTTGAAATGGATCAAATTTACACTTCATTACTCGTTTTATTTTACTTTAGGATTTATCACGTTTTTATTCATTCTCATTTTAATAGAAAAAGTTAAAAGGGGTTCAAAACATGGAGGCGACAACACGACTGCAACAAATAAATGA
- a CDS encoding acetyl-CoA C-acetyltransferase (product_source=KO:K00626; cath_funfam=3.40.47.10; cog=COG0183; ko=KO:K00626; pfam=PF02803; superfamily=53901) yields the protein MNVNGGAIASGHPLGATGARIVTTLLYELIRRNNRYGIATLCVGGGQGMAIMIENLTV from the coding sequence GTGAATGTCAACGGTGGTGCGATCGCCTCAGGTCATCCTCTTGGTGCAACAGGGGCACGAATTGTCACAACATTGCTATATGAATTGATCCGTAGAAATAACCGCTATGGCATTGCAACACTTTGTGTAGGCGGAGGACAAGGGATGGCGATTATGATTGAAAATTTAACTGTTTAA
- a CDS encoding acyl-CoA dehydrogenase (product_source=KO:K06446; cath_funfam=1.10.540.10,1.20.140.10,2.40.110.10; cog=COG1960; ko=KO:K06446; pfam=PF00441,PF02770,PF02771; superfamily=47203,56645) yields MDFRFDEEIEFLKRNVRDFVQSEVEAVAQQIEEEDQIPERIVEMSKELGLFGLSIPEEYGGLGIGMVGKCALYEEIGATHNGFTTLIGAHTGIGTVGIVEMGNEEQKKKYLPAMARGEKIGAFALTEPSAGSNATNLKTTAVKQGDKYILNGTKHYITNATVADVFTVMAVTDSSKGPKGITSFIVEKDYPGFHVGAVEKKMGLKGSHSAEIILEDCEVPAENVLGEEGQGYVNALKILANGRAGLAARNLGSCQKLLDLSVQYAQERIQFDVPIIEHQAVAHMLAEMAMEIEALRSFTYRVAWMVDQGMKVIKEAAMIKLFGSEVYNRVADKAVQVHGGIGYISDYPIERYYRDARITRIYEGTSEIQKNIIARQLQKKTLTKK; encoded by the coding sequence ATGGATTTCCGGTTCGATGAAGAGATTGAATTTTTAAAACGAAATGTAAGAGATTTTGTGCAATCAGAAGTAGAAGCAGTCGCTCAGCAAATTGAAGAAGAGGATCAAATTCCTGAGCGAATCGTTGAAATGTCTAAAGAACTAGGCCTATTTGGCTTAAGTATCCCTGAAGAGTATGGCGGTCTCGGGATTGGTATGGTCGGGAAATGTGCTTTATATGAAGAAATTGGCGCAACTCATAATGGATTTACGACATTAATAGGGGCGCATACAGGTATTGGTACAGTTGGCATAGTTGAAATGGGAAATGAAGAACAAAAGAAAAAATACTTACCAGCCATGGCACGAGGTGAAAAAATAGGAGCCTTCGCCTTGACTGAACCAAGTGCTGGTTCAAATGCGACCAACTTAAAAACGACGGCTGTCAAACAAGGAGATAAATATATATTAAATGGAACGAAGCATTATATTACAAATGCAACGGTTGCGGATGTTTTTACTGTAATGGCCGTGACAGATTCATCTAAAGGTCCGAAAGGGATCACATCTTTTATTGTTGAAAAAGATTATCCGGGTTTTCATGTCGGGGCGGTTGAAAAGAAAATGGGATTAAAAGGCTCTCATTCTGCTGAAATTATTTTAGAAGATTGCGAAGTACCTGCCGAAAACGTTTTAGGTGAAGAAGGACAAGGATATGTGAATGCCTTAAAAATATTAGCAAATGGTCGGGCCGGTTTAGCAGCAAGAAATTTAGGATCTTGCCAAAAACTGCTTGACTTATCTGTTCAATATGCACAAGAGAGAATTCAATTTGATGTGCCGATTATCGAACATCAAGCCGTTGCCCATATGCTAGCTGAAATGGCAATGGAAATCGAAGCATTACGTTCTTTTACTTATCGTGTCGCATGGATGGTTGATCAAGGGATGAAAGTGATTAAAGAAGCGGCGATGATAAAGCTTTTCGGCTCAGAAGTTTATAACAGAGTGGCAGATAAAGCCGTACAAGTTCATGGCGGCATCGGCTACATTTCAGATTATCCTATTGAGAGATATTATCGTGATGCGCGGATTACGAGAATATATGAAGGAACGTCAGAAATTCAAAAAAATATTATTGCTCGGCAATTACAAAAAAAAACCTTGACAAAGAAATAG
- a CDS encoding 3-hydroxyacyl-CoA dehydrogenase (product_source=COG1250; cath_funfam=1.10.1040.10; cog=COG1250; superfamily=48179), which translates to MTIDDIQKVTVVGAGIMGAQIAILRKYVKAGWLGKNTGRGFYEYKNRGVQNGFPVR; encoded by the coding sequence ATGACAATAGATGACATCCAAAAAGTGACGGTTGTTGGGGCTGGCATAATGGGGGCGCAAATTGCCATTTTAAGAAAGTATGTGAAAGCCGGATGGTTAGGCAAAAACACAGGAAGAGGATTTTACGAATATAAGAATAGAGGTGTGCAAAATGGATTTCCGGTTCGATGA
- a CDS encoding long-chain acyl-CoA synthetase (product_source=KO:K01897; cath_funfam=2.30.38.10,3.30.300.30,3.40.50.980; cog=COG0318; ko=KO:K01897; pfam=PF00501,PF13193; smart=SM00465; superfamily=56801), with product MEQLKNRPWYQWYKDQRPIHFPEVSLYTILEQAVKKYGEKTVIIFEDEEITYHELKCQVDQLAAAWKEMGFEKGERIGLMVTNHPHYIVSYYAAQALGLIVVQINPHYTTRELLQIIHDSEISYIIVDPISYKTLKEVKDDYSFKTIMSSQLEADEKENEYIKLETLINFPKKLEKIEDVNAKEDVAVIQYTGGTTGKMKGAMLTHFNITSNVIQSYWMYGEKMEFGEEMILTATPLYHVYAMTSAMNLGVYIGAKILLFRKFEVYEVLEQIQKYQPTFFPGVPKMYNAFVNHPEIEKYHLKCLKFCSSGSAPLPVEVIRRFEQLTGAKIGEGFGMSETSPSTHRNPPFGKRKVGSIGIPFPATDCKIVDENNQELGPKMIGELLIKGPQVMKGYWNNELETKKAIQNGWLYTGDLAMMDEEGYFYIVGRKKEMIIVGGFNIYPQEVESVLYEHTDVKEAAVVGIPHEEEGEIVKAYIVPKNHAEIDIEELRGYCYTKLTKYKVPKLFEIRDSLPRNTVGKLLKRLLVEEELKKGKVKNDNR from the coding sequence TTGGAACAGCTAAAGAATCGTCCCTGGTATCAATGGTATAAAGATCAAAGACCTATTCATTTTCCTGAAGTATCTTTATATACCATTTTAGAGCAAGCCGTCAAGAAATATGGAGAAAAAACGGTGATTATTTTTGAGGATGAAGAAATCACTTACCATGAACTAAAGTGCCAAGTAGACCAATTAGCAGCAGCATGGAAAGAAATGGGATTTGAAAAAGGGGAGAGAATTGGCTTAATGGTAACCAACCATCCTCATTACATTGTTTCTTATTATGCTGCGCAAGCTCTAGGCTTAATCGTTGTACAAATTAATCCTCATTATACGACAAGGGAGCTTTTACAAATTATTCATGATTCCGAGATTTCATATATAATTGTTGATCCTATTTCTTATAAAACACTAAAGGAAGTGAAAGACGATTATTCCTTTAAGACCATTATGTCATCACAATTAGAAGCTGACGAAAAAGAAAACGAATATATCAAGTTAGAAACCTTGATAAACTTTCCAAAGAAGCTTGAAAAAATTGAAGATGTCAATGCTAAAGAAGACGTTGCTGTCATTCAATATACAGGTGGTACGACAGGGAAAATGAAGGGGGCGATGTTGACGCACTTTAATATCACATCTAACGTTATTCAAAGCTATTGGATGTATGGCGAAAAAATGGAGTTTGGTGAGGAAATGATTTTAACTGCAACACCGTTATATCATGTGTATGCGATGACAAGTGCAATGAATTTAGGGGTATACATCGGGGCGAAAATTTTATTATTTAGGAAATTTGAAGTATATGAAGTTCTAGAACAAATTCAGAAATATCAACCAACTTTTTTTCCTGGTGTACCGAAAATGTATAATGCATTTGTCAATCATCCAGAAATTGAAAAATATCATTTAAAATGCTTAAAATTTTGTTCTTCTGGATCGGCACCTCTTCCGGTTGAAGTTATAAGACGATTTGAACAATTGACAGGAGCAAAAATTGGTGAAGGATTCGGCATGTCCGAAACGTCGCCTTCTACGCATCGTAACCCGCCATTTGGTAAACGAAAAGTAGGAAGCATTGGCATTCCGTTTCCAGCTACTGATTGCAAAATTGTCGATGAAAATAATCAGGAACTTGGTCCTAAAATGATCGGTGAGCTACTAATTAAAGGTCCCCAAGTGATGAAAGGCTATTGGAATAATGAGCTTGAAACGAAGAAAGCGATACAGAACGGATGGCTTTATACGGGAGATTTAGCGATGATGGATGAGGAAGGATATTTTTATATTGTCGGTCGGAAAAAAGAAATGATAATCGTAGGTGGATTTAATATATATCCTCAAGAAGTGGAAAGCGTGTTGTATGAACATACTGATGTAAAAGAAGCGGCTGTTGTTGGCATTCCTCATGAAGAAGAAGGAGAAATTGTGAAGGCGTATATTGTCCCGAAAAATCATGCGGAAATTGATATCGAAGAATTAAGAGGATATTGCTATACAAAATTAACAAAATATAAAGTACCAAAATTGTTTGAAATTCGTGATAGTCTCCCCCGAAATACAGTAGGAAAACTATTAAAAAGATTGTTAGTAGAAGAAGAGTTAAAGAAGGGAAAGGTGAAAAATGACAATAGATGA